A window of Eikenella corrodens contains these coding sequences:
- a CDS encoding leucyl aminopeptidase: MQFHLHSAALPANQAARLYLCTAAPADETAALLYGTLTESEPFAAAHIPVNGSFVDTAVLKLDNTGRDTLAKAFRHAAGWAQKQPVLTIDLSAFSAAELANALNVLTTALGEAVYRFDRFKKTAKPAALQQADFYAPAADQSAQDALGRAQALLHGINLCKDLGNTAGNICTPAYLADTARAEAQAAGASAKILGTDYIREHMGSFWSVAKGSAQEPRLIELSYFGAPDKNAAPVVLVGKGVTFDSGGISLKPGAEMDEMKFDMCGGASVIGTFIAAARAKLPVNLIAVAPACENMPDAAANKPGDIVTAMDGTTIEILNTDAEGRLILCDALTYAAQFKPAALIDVATLTGACVIALGSAASGLVSNNQELADSLLEAARQSGDKAWQLPLFEEYSEQLKSNFADLQNIGGRPAGTLTAAAFLAHFTQEQTWAHLDIAGTAWKSGKEKGATGRPVPLLWQYLCNLAGV, from the coding sequence ATGCAATTCCACCTCCACTCCGCCGCCCTGCCCGCCAACCAAGCCGCCCGCCTGTATTTGTGCACCGCCGCCCCGGCCGATGAAACCGCCGCCCTGCTCTACGGCACGCTCACCGAAAGCGAACCCTTCGCCGCCGCCCACATTCCCGTTAACGGCAGCTTTGTCGATACCGCCGTGCTCAAGCTCGACAACACAGGGCGCGATACGCTGGCCAAAGCCTTCCGTCATGCCGCCGGTTGGGCACAGAAGCAGCCCGTGCTTACCATCGATTTGAGCGCCTTCTCCGCCGCCGAATTGGCCAACGCCCTCAACGTGCTCACCACCGCGCTGGGCGAAGCCGTATACCGTTTCGACCGCTTCAAAAAAACCGCCAAACCCGCCGCCTTGCAACAAGCCGATTTCTACGCCCCCGCGGCCGACCAATCCGCCCAAGATGCGCTCGGCCGCGCCCAAGCCCTGCTGCACGGCATCAATCTGTGCAAAGACCTCGGCAACACCGCCGGCAACATCTGCACCCCCGCCTATCTGGCCGACACCGCCCGCGCCGAAGCCCAAGCCGCCGGGGCGTCTGCCAAAATCCTCGGCACCGACTACATCCGCGAACACATGGGTTCGTTCTGGTCGGTAGCCAAAGGCAGTGCCCAAGAGCCGCGCCTCATCGAGCTTTCCTACTTCGGCGCGCCCGATAAAAACGCCGCACCCGTCGTGCTGGTGGGCAAAGGCGTAACCTTCGACAGCGGCGGCATTTCCCTCAAGCCCGGTGCCGAAATGGACGAAATGAAATTCGATATGTGCGGCGGCGCCAGCGTAATCGGCACCTTCATTGCCGCCGCCCGCGCCAAACTGCCTGTCAACCTCATCGCCGTCGCCCCCGCCTGCGAAAACATGCCCGATGCCGCCGCCAACAAGCCCGGCGACATCGTAACCGCCATGGACGGCACCACCATCGAAATCCTCAACACCGATGCCGAAGGCCGCCTGATCCTGTGCGACGCCCTCACCTACGCCGCCCAATTCAAGCCCGCCGCCCTCATCGACGTGGCCACCCTCACCGGCGCCTGCGTCATCGCGCTGGGCAGCGCCGCCAGCGGCCTGGTGTCCAATAATCAGGAACTGGCCGACAGCCTGCTCGAAGCTGCCCGCCAAAGCGGCGACAAAGCCTGGCAGCTGCCCTTGTTTGAAGAATACAGCGAGCAGCTCAAATCCAACTTTGCCGACCTGCAAAACATCGGCGGCCGCCCCGCCGGCACCCTCACCGCCGCCGCCTTCCTCGCCCACTTCACCCAAGAACAAACCTGGGCGCACCTCGATATCGCCGGCACCGCCTGGAAATCCGGCAAAGAAAAAGGCGCTACCGGCCGCCCCGTGCCGCTCCTATGGCAATACCTCTGCAACCTAGCAGGCGTGTAA
- a CDS encoding TonB-dependent receptor domain-containing protein, with amino-acid sequence MRNGHETKNHSKAENVNLRFNNNYRFGYTTYSGVARGTPDPQNTEDHADLFRLGYHFNDSNYLSGIYETTRQDRETDEFSNLFGAYDSTSYRYRQDVAYRRRVGLEYENLLEWGPWNKLTVSLDRQKIRMTTLTWDIPTQDYIQRMGRSAENYFIRRSLSYDTDQFKVAAEKHFDFGKSLTWDMAYGVGGSRKRNTNSNTSYWTYVFYPDRLASDRDEKEFLVSTQSNNTNLYWNNTLRFSDRFKLNLGVRYDRIKMHTLDTESFNPDVKGQLEAKGLWNQQARFSSPSYVAALDWNISPSVTLQGKYSTGFRAPTTDEMWFYFPNTLFYVEPNPNLKAERSKNVELGIDVHGNWGHVRLSGYRTRYTDFIDFVNRGYKEVMTWNYTTKTLSNREYADVYQNVNRSQAEIKGLELKARWNLDSIGLPAGMYTTLAANYTKGDADGNIPINAIQPFNGVIGIGYQQPDNRWGVDLNVSYFARKKPEDTVASYDNTGRVFPYARHSSNIWLVDLTARYQFRKHVTISAGIYNLFNRHYYTWETLRSIREFGTVNRVDNCTDRSGVAHHDGCAHAGLERFSAPGRNFGLIIEAKF; translated from the coding sequence GTGCGTAACGGGCATGAGACTAAAAACCACAGCAAAGCCGAAAATGTAAACCTGAGATTTAACAACAACTACCGCTTTGGTTACACCACCTATAGCGGTGTGGCACGCGGTACCCCCGACCCGCAAAACACTGAAGATCATGCCGACCTGTTCCGCCTCGGCTATCACTTCAACGATAGCAACTATCTGAGTGGTATTTACGAAACCACCCGACAGGATCGGGAAACGGATGAGTTCTCTAATCTGTTTGGTGCTTATGACAGCACCAGCTACCGCTACCGCCAAGACGTGGCCTACCGCCGCCGCGTTGGCTTGGAATACGAAAACCTACTGGAATGGGGGCCGTGGAACAAGCTGACTGTGAGCTTAGACCGGCAGAAAATCCGCATGACCACCCTGACTTGGGATATTCCCACTCAAGATTACATTCAACGGATGGGGCGGAGTGCCGAAAACTACTTTATCCGCCGCAGCCTGAGTTACGATACCGACCAATTCAAAGTGGCCGCCGAAAAACATTTCGATTTCGGCAAAAGCCTGACATGGGATATGGCCTACGGCGTGGGCGGATCGCGCAAACGCAACACCAATAGCAACACCAGTTATTGGACATATGTTTTCTATCCCGACCGCCTGGCTTCTGACCGTGATGAAAAAGAATTCTTGGTCAGCACCCAATCCAATAACACGAATCTTTATTGGAACAACACCCTGCGCTTTAGCGACCGCTTTAAGCTGAACCTCGGTGTGCGCTATGACCGCATCAAAATGCACACCCTGGATACGGAAAGTTTCAACCCCGACGTGAAAGGCCAGCTTGAAGCCAAAGGCCTGTGGAACCAACAGGCACGCTTCAGTTCGCCCAGCTATGTGGCCGCATTGGATTGGAACATCAGCCCGTCGGTTACCCTGCAAGGTAAATACAGCACCGGCTTCCGCGCGCCGACCACCGATGAAATGTGGTTCTATTTCCCCAACACTCTGTTTTATGTCGAGCCCAATCCGAACTTGAAAGCCGAACGCTCCAAAAACGTTGAGCTGGGCATCGATGTGCACGGCAATTGGGGACATGTGCGCCTTTCCGGCTACCGCACCCGCTACACCGATTTCATCGATTTCGTGAATCGCGGCTACAAAGAGGTGATGACCTGGAACTACACCACTAAAACTTTGAGTAACCGCGAATACGCCGACGTTTACCAAAACGTGAACCGTTCCCAGGCCGAAATCAAAGGTTTGGAGCTGAAAGCACGCTGGAATCTCGACAGCATCGGCCTGCCCGCCGGTATGTACACCACCTTGGCCGCGAACTACACCAAAGGCGACGCCGACGGCAATATTCCGATTAACGCCATCCAGCCGTTTAACGGCGTGATCGGTATCGGTTACCAGCAGCCGGATAACCGTTGGGGCGTGGATTTGAACGTTAGCTATTTTGCGCGCAAAAAACCGGAAGACACCGTTGCCTCCTACGACAATACGGGCAGGGTTTTCCCTTATGCACGCCACAGCAGCAATATCTGGTTGGTAGATTTAACCGCCCGCTACCAGTTTAGGAAACATGTAACGATTAGCGCGGGCATTTACAACCTGTTCAACCGTCATTACTACACTTGGGAAACCCTGCGCAGCATTCGCGAATTCGGCACAGTAAACCGTGTGGATAACTGTACCGACCGAAGCGGTGTCGCCCACCACGATGGCTGCGCCCATGCCGGCCTTGAGCGTTTCAGCGCGCCCGGCCGTAATTTCGGTCTTATTATCGAAGCCAAGTTTTAA
- a CDS encoding porin family protein, giving the protein MQTGQQQWLRQLENNAQTPAAKDGQQAAPVLTQQDLLARPQLLARMLVQVLNGPPQPELLADLTSLYAQTPQPDTVLLRRAQGMQARYAGDYARAVQIYRELAAKEPQDVRIRLDLAAMLAEDKQWRESAQLFETVRSEQEVPAEVQNNVQHYLNHIAKQQQWQWSGGFSPSFDNNVNNAPPPHCSPFGCSRERAEDAVGVAYSLGVAKNQPLAGHHNLHVQLDVSGTNYYWSNKSAYDSAYGRLGAGWFWQDARQRLLVMPFYQFQLSGTDNWDGRKPQNNHTLKMHMWAHAPGLRTEYSRLLTPRWQLHTALDAYHQRYRMDTKAEMYNGWYLGESISLAWRATARNTLYAGLNFNQMLPEQSTLSGKPNNAAYRRHGIGAGWIHDWDALGGLSTRLNVSFAERRFRGTALNITPQGFPREQRRDHEIQYSASLWHRNWTILGLTPKLNFSWQHTRSSHVWAERKSRQVFVELEKQF; this is encoded by the coding sequence TTGCAAACGGGGCAGCAGCAGTGGCTGCGGCAGTTGGAAAACAATGCGCAAACGCCTGCAGCCAAAGATGGGCAGCAAGCCGCGCCGGTGCTCACACAGCAGGATTTGCTGGCACGGCCGCAGCTCTTGGCGCGGATGTTGGTGCAGGTATTAAACGGCCCGCCGCAGCCGGAATTGTTGGCGGATTTGACTTCACTGTATGCGCAAACGCCGCAGCCGGACACGGTATTGCTGCGGCGGGCGCAGGGGATGCAGGCTAGATATGCGGGCGACTATGCGCGCGCAGTGCAAATTTATCGGGAACTGGCGGCAAAAGAGCCGCAGGATGTTCGCATCCGCCTGGATTTAGCGGCAATGCTGGCAGAAGATAAGCAATGGCGCGAATCAGCACAGCTATTTGAAACTGTGCGGAGCGAGCAGGAGGTGCCGGCGGAAGTGCAGAATAATGTGCAGCATTATCTGAACCATATTGCCAAACAGCAGCAATGGCAGTGGAGCGGCGGGTTTTCGCCCTCGTTTGATAACAATGTGAACAACGCACCGCCGCCGCATTGCAGCCCGTTCGGTTGCAGCCGCGAACGCGCAGAAGATGCTGTGGGCGTGGCTTACAGCCTGGGGGTGGCGAAAAACCAGCCGCTGGCCGGGCATCATAACTTGCACGTGCAACTGGATGTGAGCGGCACCAATTATTATTGGAGCAACAAATCGGCCTACGACAGCGCCTACGGCCGTTTGGGTGCGGGCTGGTTCTGGCAGGATGCGCGGCAGCGGCTGTTGGTGATGCCGTTTTACCAATTCCAGCTCAGCGGCACCGACAACTGGGATGGCCGCAAACCGCAAAACAACCACACGCTGAAAATGCACATGTGGGCGCACGCCCCCGGGCTGCGCACGGAATACAGCCGCCTGCTCACCCCGCGCTGGCAGCTGCACACCGCACTGGATGCCTACCATCAACGCTATCGGATGGATACCAAAGCCGAAATGTATAACGGCTGGTATTTGGGCGAAAGTATTTCCCTAGCCTGGCGTGCCACAGCGCGCAACACGCTGTATGCCGGGCTGAATTTCAACCAGATGCTGCCGGAGCAATCCACCCTGAGCGGCAAGCCGAACAATGCCGCCTACCGCCGCCACGGCATCGGCGCCGGTTGGATTCATGATTGGGACGCACTGGGCGGCCTCTCCACTCGGCTCAACGTATCCTTTGCCGAACGTCGTTTCCGCGGCACCGCGCTAAACATCACCCCGCAAGGTTTCCCGCGCGAACAACGCCGCGACCACGAAATCCAATACTCCGCTTCGCTATGGCACAGAAATTGGACCATCCTCGGCCTCACCCCGAAGCTGAATTTCTCCTGGCAACACACCCGCAGCAGCCATGTGTGGGCAGAACGAAAAAGCCGGCAAGTGTTTGTGGAATTGGAAAAGCAGTTCTAG
- a CDS encoding SEL1-like repeat protein — MFPNHLKLTAILLALTAALAVAPASAKPNIQPNQTTQNTGQRSRPSAEELLKEYGAENNPAFQNLLGNIYASDQAGTPDYAQAKAMFERSANAGDPEGQASLGLMYYRGSGVPQDYRQAKFWLEKAAAQDQADAQTLLGSLYDNGWGVKQDFAQARAWYEKAAAQNEPAAQNNLGLMYYEGRGVPQDYARAKTWLEKAANQGLPQAQFALGNLYESGQGVPQSYRQAHLWYGKAAAQGEANAQVNLGSLYYEGKGVRRNYTQARSWFEKAAAQGNADGQILLGLLYMQGYGVKQDYAQARSWFEKAAAQGNDVGQSMLGFIHEHGLGVPKNLEQARAWYEKAAAQGNEDAKTALEGL; from the coding sequence ATGTTCCCAAATCACTTAAAACTCACTGCCATCCTACTTGCCCTCACTGCTGCCCTGGCCGTTGCGCCAGCATCAGCCAAACCAAACATACAGCCGAACCAAACTACCCAAAATACCGGCCAACGCAGCCGCCCGAGTGCCGAAGAACTGCTCAAAGAATACGGCGCGGAAAACAATCCGGCCTTCCAAAACCTGCTCGGCAACATCTATGCCTCCGACCAGGCAGGCACCCCCGACTATGCTCAGGCCAAAGCCATGTTCGAACGCTCCGCCAATGCAGGCGACCCGGAAGGCCAGGCCTCGCTCGGCTTGATGTATTACAGAGGCTCAGGCGTACCACAAGACTACCGGCAAGCCAAATTCTGGCTGGAAAAGGCCGCCGCCCAAGACCAGGCCGATGCCCAAACCCTGCTCGGCAGCCTGTACGACAACGGCTGGGGGGTGAAACAAGACTTTGCCCAAGCCCGTGCCTGGTACGAAAAAGCCGCCGCGCAAAACGAGCCCGCCGCACAAAATAACCTCGGCCTCATGTATTACGAAGGCAGGGGCGTGCCGCAAGACTATGCCCGAGCCAAAACGTGGCTGGAAAAAGCTGCCAACCAAGGCCTGCCGCAAGCCCAGTTTGCCCTCGGCAACCTGTACGAATCCGGCCAAGGCGTGCCGCAAAGCTACCGACAGGCACACCTTTGGTACGGCAAGGCTGCCGCGCAAGGCGAAGCAAACGCCCAAGTCAATTTGGGCTCCCTTTATTACGAAGGCAAAGGCGTGCGCCGGAACTACACCCAAGCACGCTCTTGGTTTGAAAAGGCCGCCGCACAAGGCAATGCCGACGGCCAAATCTTGCTCGGCCTACTTTATATGCAGGGATACGGTGTAAAACAAGATTACGCCCAAGCCCGTTCCTGGTTTGAAAAAGCCGCCGCACAAGGCAACGACGTCGGCCAAAGCATGCTCGGCTTTATCCATGAGCACGGCTTGGGGGTTCCGAAAAACTTAGAACAAGCCCGCGCCTGGTACGAAAAAGCCGCCGCACAAGGCAACGAAGATGCCAAAACTGCTTTGGAAGGGCTATAG
- a CDS encoding Slam-dependent surface lipoprotein produces the protein MKHLILSLSVAAALAGCAGSGGVTIPDGTAPVPPLTPADSSKILGPASTGETPTTFQTGNGQLRYVSWYVEYWGTPSSENKFIYQAPNGKSYAFNGFTNPPNFSSRFTPDKNQPTKLNPQTSSDGNKLLVCCENGDANFPAGYLQSLRYGAWIGADGQTDLFAGGILADTADMQKRGGATAPTGKATYEVWAFRVKNGSVVASSYNTDSNPARRVNSLLTVNFNTGKVGGTIKGNADFGADIDFNDVTVNGNTFSGTASSGGVSGQVSGGFYGASGWYNPAGTEIGGKVTFNGNRSLDSVFGGTATDPRRDPDTTATDLTPVNP, from the coding sequence ATGAAACACCTGATTTTATCTTTGTCTGTGGCTGCTGCGTTGGCAGGATGTGCCGGCAGCGGCGGGGTAACCATTCCAGACGGTACCGCTCCCGTACCGCCGCTGACTCCGGCCGATTCCAGCAAAATCCTCGGCCCGGCCAGCACGGGCGAAACACCCACCACCTTCCAAACCGGTAACGGGCAGCTGCGCTATGTGTCGTGGTATGTGGAGTATTGGGGCACGCCGTCATCTGAAAACAAATTCATCTATCAGGCGCCAAACGGCAAAAGTTATGCCTTCAATGGATTCACTAATCCACCAAACTTCTCCAGCCGTTTTACGCCCGACAAAAACCAACCCACCAAGCTTAATCCGCAAACCTCAAGCGATGGCAACAAGCTGCTGGTGTGTTGTGAAAACGGTGATGCCAATTTCCCCGCAGGTTACCTGCAGTCTCTGCGTTATGGCGCATGGATTGGCGCCGACGGGCAAACCGACCTATTCGCGGGCGGCATATTGGCCGACACGGCGGATATGCAGAAACGTGGTGGCGCCACCGCACCCACCGGCAAAGCTACCTACGAAGTTTGGGCCTTCCGCGTGAAAAACGGTTCGGTTGTGGCCTCGTCCTACAATACCGACAGCAATCCGGCACGTAGGGTTAACTCTCTGCTAACCGTTAACTTCAACACCGGGAAAGTGGGCGGCACGATTAAAGGCAATGCCGATTTTGGCGCGGACATCGATTTCAACGATGTTACTGTAAACGGCAATACGTTCAGCGGCACAGCCTCTTCCGGCGGAGTGAGCGGCCAGGTGAGCGGCGGCTTCTATGGCGCGAGCGGTTGGTACAACCCGGCCGGTACGGAAATCGGCGGCAAGGTTACTTTCAACGGCAACCGCAGTCTCGACAGCGTATTTGGCGGCACGGCCACCGATCCTCGCCGCGACCCGGATACCACGGCCACCGATTTAACTCCCGTTAATCCCTAA
- a CDS encoding TonB-dependent receptor plug domain-containing protein yields MKTHIHQHRPSILFLALCSIFSAPVWAAGETGDAGSAQLETIEIQGRRHAPRQLGRERIRREQLDKEMVQDIRDMVRYDPGISVAEGGRAGSNGFSIRGVDKDRVAIVVDGLDQGESRSSSAFQELFGAYGNFNTNRNAAELEHMSEVTISKGADSITAGSGALGGAVIYRTKSPRDYVDEDKPYYVGMKTGYLSRSEQWLASITAAGRLGGFDALWWALCVTGMRLKTTAKPKM; encoded by the coding sequence ATGAAAACACATATCCACCAACACCGGCCAAGTATTTTGTTCTTGGCTCTGTGCAGCATCTTCTCCGCTCCGGTTTGGGCGGCGGGCGAAACGGGCGATGCCGGTTCCGCCCAATTGGAAACCATCGAAATCCAAGGTCGCAGGCATGCGCCGCGCCAGCTTGGCCGCGAACGCATCCGCCGCGAGCAGCTGGATAAAGAAATGGTGCAGGACATCCGCGATATGGTGCGCTACGATCCCGGCATCAGTGTGGCCGAAGGCGGCCGTGCCGGCTCCAATGGTTTCAGTATCCGCGGCGTGGATAAAGATCGCGTAGCTATCGTAGTGGACGGCCTCGACCAAGGTGAAAGCCGCTCTTCTTCTGCTTTCCAAGAACTGTTTGGCGCATATGGCAACTTCAACACCAACCGCAACGCTGCCGAATTGGAGCACATGAGCGAGGTAACCATCAGCAAAGGCGCTGATTCCATTACCGCCGGCAGTGGCGCATTGGGCGGCGCGGTGATTTACCGCACCAAATCGCCGCGTGATTATGTGGATGAAGACAAGCCATACTATGTTGGTATGAAAACCGGCTACCTGAGCCGCTCCGAACAATGGTTGGCCAGCATTACCGCTGCCGGTCGGCTGGGCGGGTTTGATGCCTTGTGGTGGGCACTGTGCGTAACGGGCATGAGACTAAAAACCACAGCAAAGCCGAAAATGTAA